A stretch of the Malus sylvestris chromosome 10, drMalSylv7.2, whole genome shotgun sequence genome encodes the following:
- the LOC126585736 gene encoding uncharacterized protein LOC126585736, whose product MKALNSIEDLIEEIKLRVVWWALFVFCVTYFLSYSSKSMWMNLPLSIVLVSMLRILLNNVEFRWKGQKPVRPLSYLSHLEKKQLSLNDPRLSTGPPPPKWKRKIGSPIVEDAMKDFIDKLLKDFVIDLWYSDITPDKEAPEQIRAIIMDALGEVSGRVKEINLVDLLTRDIIDLIGDHIELFRRNQAAIGVDVMKTLSSEERDERLKHHLMASKELHPALISPESEYKVLQRLMGGVLAVVLRPREAQCPVVRSIARELLTNLVIQPVLNFASPGYINELIEYILLAVKEEISKVVSGDQSAAGGVHDQDSPLRKYATFNQNTDLTLAEVDNQREVFSDYNKSPEDPLQPRPADWARVLEAATQRRTEVLAPENLENMWTKGRNYKRKEHKKRIRGVQEPIPECSGIDSAVPARNLGKEMVDDRHEISTGMEDTSIVKLRRELSLDTQLSAGTKKEMEFLLDPSKESFADPGHLVNKLEDIGNLASDGSKSRLKRSNSTSALKIQPDTKIALTEGGGSIISEFYSPGFGGHREDRISKSASEMVVHSVGQQVPKLRCRVMGAYFEKLGSKSFAVYSIAVTDSENSTWFVKRRYRNFERLHRHLKDIPNYTLHLPPKRIFSSSTEDAFVHQRCIQLDKYLQDLLSIANVAEQHEVWDFLSGSSKNYSFGKSPSVMRTLAVNVDDAVDDIVRQFKGVSDGLMRKVVGPTAESSSLIPEWNLSANVDETGVLGFRQNTAESTNSFSDNEEGDKDRSCDPVETRSGTRENGWHSDNELNSKSYPPRVVHTRSLVLEKKAYLVGEGGFLEDPVGMPPEWTPPNVSVPLLNLVDKVFQLKKRGWLRRQVFWMSKQILQLMMEDAIDDWLMRQIHWLRREDVIASGIYWLKDVLWPNGTFFLRIGNVQDDNQNPLHNASHLGGRKAGKPGSFEQQLEAARRASDIKKMLFDGTPTALVSLIGHRQYRRCARDIYYFTQSTICIKQLAYAILELSLVSIFPELRDLIVDIHQKMGVDQTV is encoded by the exons ATGAAGGCCTTGAATAGCATAGAGGATCTGATCGAGGAGATAAAGCTTCGAGTGGTTTGGTGGGCCCTGTTTGTCTTCTGTGTTACCTACTTCCTTTCCT ATTCGAGTAAATCAATGTGGATGAATTTACCCTTATCAATTGTATTGGTTTCGATGTTACGTATTCTATTGAATAATGTGGAATTCCGTTGGAAGGGTCAAAAACCTGTTCGCCCACTGTCATACTTGTCTCATCTGGAGAAGAAACAGTTGTCCTTGAATGATCCACGACTTTCTACTGGGCCTCCACCGCCAAAGTGGAAAAGGAAAATTGGTTCTCCAATTGTAGAGGACGCAATGAAAGATTTCATTGACAAACTTTTGAAGGATTTCGTGATTGATTTGTGGTACTCAGATATTACTCCGGACAAGGAGGCTCCAGAGCAGATACGCGCGATAATCATGGATGCTCTGGGTGAAGTTTCCGGAAGAGTTAAGGAGATAAACCTTGTTGACTTGCTAACAAG GGATATTATTGATTTAATAGGGGATCATATAGAACTTTTTAGAAGAAACCAAGCAGCTATAGGTGTTGATGTTATGAAAACGTTGTCTTCAGAGGAGAGAGATGAAAGGTTAAAACATCATCTCATGGCTTCAAAGGAGCTCCATCCTGCATTGATATCACCCGAGAGTGAGTACAAG GTTCTTCAGCGGCTAATGGGTGGGGTATTAGCTGTGGTGCTAAGACCACGAGAAGCTCAATGTCCAGTGGTTAGATCTATTGCCAGAGAACTTCTAACAAACTTAGTAATTCAACCTGTTTTGAATTTTGCGAGCCCTGG GTATATCAATGAATTGATAGAATATATTTTGCTAGCTGTTAAAGAGGAAATCAGTAAAGTGGTAAGTGGGGACCAGTCAGCTGCAGGGGGTGTACATGATCAAGATTCTCCGTTGAGGAAATATGCAACCTTTAATCAAAACACTGATTTGACATTGGCTGAAGTTGACAATCAGAGAGAAGTGTTTTCGGATTATAATAAATCCCCGGAAGATCCTTTGCAGCCACGGCCTGCTGACTGGGCACGAGTTTTGGAGGCTGCAACACAGAGAAGGACTGAGGTTCTTGCTCCTGAAAATCTTGAAAATATGTGGACAAAAGGGAGAAATTACAAACGTAAAGAGCACAAGAAAAGGATTAGAGGAGTTCAGGAACCTATACCTGAGTGTTCTGGAATAGATAGTGCTGTTCCTGCTAGAAATCTGGGGAAAGAAATGGTAGACGACAGGCATGAAATTTCTACAGGAATGGAAGATACATCTATTGTGAAGCTAAGACGTGAATTAAGTTTAGATACTCAATTAAGTGCTGGGACCAAAAAGGAGATGGAGTTCTTGTTAGACCCCAGTAAAGAATCATTTGCTGATCCAGGGCATCTTGTTAATAAATTGGAGGACATTGGAAACCTTGCGTCTGATGGAAGTAAAAGTAGGCTTAAAAGATCAAATAGCACTTCTGCTTTGAAAATCCAACCAGACACAAAAATAGCATTGACAGAAGGTGGAGGGTCTATCATATCAGAGTTCTATAGCCCTGGGTTTGGCGGGCATAGAGAAGACCGTATTAGTAAGAGTGCCTCAGAGATGGTAGTCCACAGTGTGGGACAACAAGTTCCCAAGCTCAGGTGCCGG GTTATGGGAGCATACTTTGAGAAACTTGGGTCAAAATCTTTTGCAGTTTATTCAATTGCAGTTACAGATTCAGAAAACAGCACTTGGTTTGTGAAAAGAAG ATATAGAAATTTTGAACGACTGCATCGCCATCTTAAAGACATTCCAAATTACACATTACATCTACCACCCAAAAGAATATTCTCGTCAAGCACAGAGGATGCTTTTGTTCATCAGCGATGTATTCAGCTAGACAAATATCTACAG GATCTATTGTCAATAGCTAATGTTGCTGAACAGCATGAAGTGTGGGATTTTTTAAGTGGTTCGTCAAAG AATTACTCGTTTGGAAAATCCCCCTCCGTGATGAGAACTCTTGCGG TCAATGTGGATGATGCTGTGGATGACATTGTACGCCAGTTCAAAGGGGTTTCAGATGGGTTAATGCGTAAGGTTGTTGGTCCCACAGCCGAGTCCTCGTCTTTAATTCCTGAATGGAACTTGTCTGCGAATGTAGATGAGACAGGTGTACTTGGTTTTAGGCAAAATACAGCAGAGTCAACAAATAGTTTTTCGGATAACGAGGAAGGTGATAAAGATAGAAGTTGTGACCCTGTAGAAACCAGATCTGGTACTCGAGAAAATGGGTGGCATTCAGACAATGAATTGAATTCGAAGAGCTATCCACCTCGGGTTGTACATACAAGGAGCTTAGTTTTGGAGAAGAAAGCTTATTTAGTTGGTGAGGGTGGCTTTCTGGAGGATCCAGTTGGAATGCCACCTGAG TGGACTCCACCCAATGTTAGCGTGCCTCTGTTGAATCTAGTGGACAAGGTGTTTCAACTTAAAAAAAGGGGCTGGCTGAG AAGACAGGTCTTTTGGATGTCAAAACAAATATTGCAGTTAATGATGGAGGATGCTATTGATGACTGGCTCATGAGGCAGATTCATTGGCTTCGGAGGGAGGATGTTATTGCTTCGGGAATTTATTGGCTTAAAGAT GTTCTGTGGCCCAATGGCACATTCTTCCTTAGAATCGGCAATGTTCAAGATGACAACCAAAACCCTCTTCATAATGCAAGTCATCTTGGTGGAAGAAAGGCTGGTAAACCAGGGTCTTTTGAGCAGCAGCTTGAGGCTGCTCGTAGAGCTAGTGACATCAAGAAAATGCTCTTTG ATGGAACTCCAACGGCCTTAGTCAGCTTAATTGGGCATAGGCAGTACAGACGTTGTGCAAGAGACATTTATTATTTCACTCAG TCTACCATCTGCATAAAGCAACTTGCATATGCAATACTTGAACTGTCACTTGTTTCAATTTTCCCTGAGCTGCGGGATCTTATTGTTGATATTCATCAAAAGATGGGTGTTGATCAAACTGTATAG
- the LOC126585737 gene encoding CCG-binding protein 1: MIRSVMLRSCPSSSPLLREAYPTTRSSPSLLTARTPNFTSTVCSSSRTPSYIPKLEPFSRSKFERGIKDPPLIEKCENELSDYCSTLEGDESYSCWRAYFELKDLEKEMPKQDVEKLILQAGGVKTLVGCLHGIAAIQKEKKLGFKSAKPSNVGKGERECPIPDGLPKSADELEEEERGRMPDSRFTRLLRIKGRHPVWYSPTPDHETD, translated from the exons ATGATAAGGTCAGTCATGCTTCGATCTTGTCCGTCGTCTTCTCCTCTGCTCCGAGAAGCTTATCCCACCACGCGATCATCTCCGTCGTTGTTAACGGCAAGAACGCCGAACTTCACATCCACTGTTTGTTCCTCGTCGAGAACTCCTTCTTATATTCCAAAGCTCGAGCCTTTCAGCCGGTCAAAGTTTGAGCGCGGCATTAAAGACCCGCCCTTGATCGAAAAGTGCGAGAACGAGCTCTCTG ACTACTGTTCGACGCTGGAAGGAGACGAGTCCTATAGCTGCTGGAGAGCATATTTCGAGCTCAAAGATCTAGAG AAGGAGATGCCAAAACAGGATGTGGAGAAGCTGATTCTTCAGGCAGGAGGCGTGAAGACGTTGGTGGGCTGCCTACACGGGATTGCAGCAatccaaaaggaaaagaagttgggATTCAAATCGGCAAAGCCGTCGAACGTgggaaaaggagagagagagtgtccGATACCAGATGGGTTGCCAAAATCGGCTGATGagctggaggaagaagaaagaggaagaatgcCGGATTCACGCTTCACCAGGCTGCTTAGAATCAAGGGGAGGCACCCTGTTTGGTATTCTCCGACCCCCGACCACGAAACAGATTAG